In a genomic window of Arcticibacter tournemirensis:
- the ruvA gene encoding Holliday junction branch migration protein RuvA — MYAYIDGKLVFKCAAYVIIDAGGIGYHINISLNTYSKLPGTERCKLYTWLHVKEDAHTLYGFSDEGERRLFLHLISVSGIGPGTGRMILSSITPEEIQVAIVKGDLSQIKKIKGIGPKTAQRLILELQDKLKKEGIETLTDIPQYNTAKEEALSALVMLGFSKNVAEKALDNVSQTQKEQGNLSVEQLIKSALKNL; from the coding sequence ATGTACGCATATATTGACGGAAAACTTGTTTTTAAATGTGCCGCATATGTGATAATCGATGCCGGAGGCATTGGTTATCACATTAATATTTCGCTTAATACATATTCGAAATTGCCTGGTACCGAGCGATGTAAGTTGTATACATGGCTTCATGTTAAAGAAGATGCCCATACATTATACGGATTTTCAGATGAAGGAGAACGTCGTTTATTCCTTCATCTGATTTCTGTTTCTGGTATCGGTCCCGGCACGGGCAGGATGATCCTCTCATCCATCACGCCTGAGGAAATACAGGTTGCTATTGTAAAAGGCGACCTTTCGCAGATTAAGAAGATTAAAGGTATTGGCCCCAAAACTGCTCAACGCCTTATTCTTGAATTGCAGGATAAATTAAAAAAGGAAGGAATTGAAACCTTGACTGACATTCCGCAGTATAACACTGCAAAAGAGGAAGCATTGTCAGCTCTCGTCATGCTTGGGTTTTCTAAGAACGTGGCAGAGAAAGCTTTGGATAACGTATCTCAAACTCAAAAGGAACAGGGAAATCTATCTGTAGAGCAATTGATAAAGTCCGCTTTGAAAAATTTATAG
- a CDS encoding porin family protein, producing MKKVFLSLSLLFVMGAVFGQEVKYGLKAGVNFANQTFSSSGMSVSLSSLTSFHFHGFVDYGVSPNFSIQPGIGVSGKGFKSDSGEEEAEVNVMYLDIPVNALAKFPVSFGKIFLGGGPYAGVKLSEKYKLDGESLDEDESSFNTADFGVNFLGGLEFSNGLTLNANYGLGLINVMKESELADVTAKNKVFSISVGFLF from the coding sequence ATGAAAAAAGTTTTCCTAAGCCTCTCCTTGCTGTTCGTAATGGGAGCTGTATTCGGACAGGAAGTTAAGTACGGATTAAAAGCCGGTGTTAACTTTGCAAATCAAACATTTAGCAGCAGCGGAATGAGCGTTTCGCTATCTTCTCTCACCTCCTTTCATTTTCATGGCTTTGTAGATTATGGGGTTTCTCCTAATTTCTCAATTCAACCAGGTATTGGCGTTTCAGGAAAAGGATTTAAGAGTGATTCTGGCGAAGAGGAAGCTGAGGTCAACGTCATGTACCTTGATATTCCTGTTAATGCATTGGCAAAGTTTCCAGTTTCCTTTGGTAAAATATTTCTGGGTGGCGGGCCTTACGCAGGAGTAAAGCTTTCTGAGAAATATAAGCTGGACGGCGAGAGCCTGGATGAAGATGAGTCTTCTTTTAATACTGCAGATTTTGGCGTTAATTTTCTTGGAGGCTTAGAGTTTAGCAATGGCCTTACGCTTAATGCCAATTATGGACTTGGGCTTATTAATGTTATGAAGGAGTCTGAACTTGCTGATGTTACAGCCAAGAATAAAGTGTTCTCGATATCTGTAGGATTTCTATTCTAG
- a CDS encoding NADP-dependent malic enzyme: MDKLNRKKDALDYHSQGRPGKIQVLPTKPTNSQRDLTLAYSPGVAEPCLKIAENKDDVYKYTAKGNLVAVISNGTAVLGLGDIGPEAGKPVMEGKGLLFKIFADIDVFDLELNTKSVDEFVTIVKALEPTFGGINLEDIKAPECFEIERRLKEEMSIPVMHDDQHGTAIISAAALLNACELQKKKLEKVKIVVNGAGAAAISCSRLYVSLGARKENIVMIDRTGVIRRDRAKLDPLKAEFATDRDIYTLDEAMKDADVFIGLSAADVLSPDSLKGMAKNPIVFAMANPNPEIAYELAIAARKDIIMATGRSDYPNQVNNVLGFPYIFRGAMDVRAVTINEEMKIAAVKAIADMAKKPVPEAVMLAYNLQNLKFGKEYIIPKPMDPRLITSVSPAVARAAMESGVARAAITDWDAYTEELGRRLGGEDALLRTLSNRAKSNPKKVVFAEADHHKILKAVQIVKEDGIAIPILLGNRKKIQDIIEEHSLDLNGVQIIDPLEETEMLDQYANFLFEKRQRKGVTIAKAMGMVKDRNYFGACMVQFGAADALISGLTKDYGSTVRPALHIIGTEPDVSKVAGMYMMLTKKGPIFFGDTTVNKNPNVDELVAITTLIDHSVRKFNVNPRIAILSYSNFGSTKGGVPEKTREAVRILHEQYPHITVDGEMQANFAINECLLKDNFPFSKLSGNPANTLVFPNLESGNISYKLLQELGGAEAVGPILLGLNKPVHILQIGSSVREIVNMVTIAVVDVQTKEEEAASAKEKKGVFGLVMN, translated from the coding sequence ATGGACAAATTAAATCGAAAGAAGGATGCCCTGGATTATCACTCCCAGGGGCGTCCTGGTAAGATCCAGGTATTACCAACTAAACCTACAAATTCTCAGCGCGACCTTACATTGGCTTACTCACCCGGAGTAGCTGAACCTTGTTTGAAAATTGCTGAAAATAAAGATGATGTTTATAAATATACCGCTAAAGGAAATCTCGTAGCAGTTATTAGTAATGGTACGGCTGTATTAGGCCTGGGCGACATAGGCCCTGAAGCTGGTAAGCCGGTAATGGAGGGCAAAGGACTTCTTTTTAAAATCTTTGCGGATATCGACGTATTCGATCTTGAGCTGAACACTAAGAGCGTCGACGAGTTCGTCACCATTGTAAAAGCTCTTGAGCCCACCTTCGGAGGTATTAACCTGGAGGATATTAAAGCGCCTGAATGCTTTGAAATTGAACGGCGGCTTAAAGAAGAGATGAGCATTCCGGTAATGCATGATGATCAGCATGGCACTGCCATTATCTCTGCCGCAGCATTGCTAAACGCCTGTGAGCTACAGAAGAAGAAGCTCGAGAAGGTTAAAATAGTAGTGAACGGAGCTGGTGCGGCTGCGATCTCTTGTTCCAGGTTGTATGTAAGCCTGGGGGCACGGAAAGAGAATATTGTCATGATCGACCGTACAGGTGTGATCAGGAGAGACAGGGCAAAACTGGATCCTTTAAAAGCTGAGTTTGCAACCGACAGAGATATATATACTCTGGATGAAGCAATGAAAGATGCCGACGTGTTTATCGGCCTTTCTGCTGCCGACGTTCTTTCGCCGGATTCTTTAAAGGGGATGGCAAAAAACCCTATTGTTTTTGCAATGGCTAACCCTAATCCTGAGATCGCTTACGAGCTTGCTATTGCGGCGCGTAAAGATATCATCATGGCTACGGGTCGCTCTGATTATCCCAACCAGGTAAACAACGTACTAGGCTTCCCTTATATCTTCAGGGGTGCGATGGATGTACGGGCTGTTACGATTAACGAGGAGATGAAGATTGCTGCGGTTAAAGCTATCGCAGACATGGCTAAGAAGCCTGTCCCTGAGGCTGTAATGCTTGCTTATAATTTGCAGAACTTGAAGTTTGGCAAGGAGTATATTATCCCTAAGCCTATGGATCCCCGTTTAATTACTTCGGTCTCCCCCGCAGTGGCAAGAGCAGCAATGGAGTCGGGAGTGGCACGCGCTGCAATAACCGACTGGGACGCCTATACAGAAGAACTCGGCAGAAGGTTGGGCGGTGAAGATGCCTTGCTCAGAACGTTAAGTAACAGGGCTAAATCTAATCCAAAGAAAGTGGTGTTCGCCGAGGCAGATCATCATAAAATATTGAAGGCAGTTCAGATCGTTAAAGAAGACGGTATCGCTATTCCTATCCTCCTTGGCAACAGGAAGAAAATACAGGATATAATTGAAGAGCACTCCCTCGACCTTAACGGAGTCCAGATTATAGATCCCCTGGAGGAAACGGAAATGCTGGATCAATACGCGAATTTCTTGTTCGAGAAAAGACAGAGAAAGGGCGTCACTATCGCTAAGGCCATGGGTATGGTGAAGGACCGTAATTATTTCGGAGCATGTATGGTGCAGTTTGGAGCTGCGGACGCTCTGATTTCGGGACTTACTAAAGATTATGGGTCGACAGTACGGCCTGCTCTCCATATTATCGGTACAGAACCTGATGTTAGCAAAGTTGCCGGAATGTATATGATGCTAACTAAAAAGGGTCCTATCTTCTTCGGTGATACCACTGTAAATAAGAATCCGAACGTTGATGAACTTGTTGCTATAACCACGCTGATCGATCATTCAGTAAGGAAGTTTAATGTTAATCCGAGGATTGCTATCCTGTCGTATTCTAACTTTGGTTCTACGAAAGGAGGGGTGCCGGAAAAAACACGGGAAGCTGTCCGCATACTTCATGAGCAATATCCTCACATAACGGTCGATGGTGAAATGCAGGCTAACTTCGCCATTAACGAGTGTTTGCTGAAGGATAACTTCCCTTTCAGTAAACTTAGCGGTAATCCGGCTAATACTTTGGTATTCCCTAATCTTGAGTCTGGTAATATTTCATATAAGCTGCTACAGGAACTTGGCGGAGCCGAAGCTGTAGGGCCGATTCTTCTGGGTTTGAACAAGCCGGTACATATCCTTCAGATCGGCAGCTCGGTCCGTGAGATTGTGAATATGGTGACTATTGCGGTTGTTGATGTGCAGACTAAGGAGGAAGAGGCTGCCTCGGCCAAGGAAAAGAAAGGTGTTTTCGGGCTGGTAATGAATTGA
- the sprA gene encoding cell surface protein SprA, with the protein MRRISAIFIFSICSVLCLLQLKGFAQRRTDSLRIPYPFKDTKTLDLDPAPGFYLQKPSNIKRSVEFDPASRRYIIREMIGDRLYRPPQYLTIEEYERYETEQLKRDYWRQLTDTATARMQQNGLIPSITVNSRAFERIFGGSTIDIRPQGSADLTLSGRINKNENPLFNERQRKQTNFDFDQRIQMNVTGQIGKNFKLGTNYNTEAQFDFENQMKLDYAGQPDDIIQKIEAGNVSLPLNSTLISGSQALFGIKTQLQFGKLNVTSIFSQQKSQQKEITITNGSQQNEFRISADSYEVNKHFFLAQYFRQNYNQALQSLPLIRSNINITQIEVWVTNRNNSTTDSRDVLALMDLGESNPFDNRQLRSGGSVLPAAGPVGDPAFLQQSNNLLQNLLNYSAQVRNTNSNAVTEYFQGNRGTDNYSKLTYARKLTDREFTLNPRLGYISLNFALNADEVLAVAFRYNYNGVEYQVGEFSSDVPVDPANPSMLFVKLLKNEMLKTNLPTWDLMMKNIYSLGAYQISRNDFNLNIYRLDEKSGVETPSVTEGVNTNGKRWLQLTNLDNLTQNGDKAPDGYFDFIEGITIDPLNGRITFPLLEPFGSDLAAKFNPSETNLRDKYVFQQLYDLTRADAQQLYPGLNRYIIRGTYQSEVGSEFQLNAINIPAGSVQVTAGTLPLVEGTDFTVDYNIGRVRILNQALLNSGQPIRIKLENSELFGLQQRSLFGTHLDYRVNNKLNLGGTIMNLTEKPLTAKVNIGEEPISNTMWGLDANYSSDSRLLTRLVDKIPFIETKEPSSLTFSGEFANLIPGHPRSLNFAGSKNGVSYLDDFEGSRSVIDLKSAVAWQISGTPVTSNNLFPEAALSNDLAYGYNRARLAFYNIDPIFFNRNNSLAPANIRNNRNEQSNHYVREVLEQEVFPLKQSVTGQPLTLPTLDLTYYPNVRGPYNYTTSGVNPDGTLSNPKNRWGGIFRKLETTDFEALNIEFIEFWVLDPFIYKPDSPGGDLYFNLGNISEDILKDGRKSLENGLAPDGDPSRTDETVWGRVPKLQPVIQAFDNNPQSRQFQDAGLEGLTDADERQHFSGFLNQVRGQLSSQAAEEINNDPSSDNYRYFRGGDIENSNAGILKRYERYNGTESNSKTSAQSLAETGVENSAATPLPDGEDVNRDNNMSLTDEFYEYKVSIRPRDMVVGQNFITDKVTSSVKLANGSTQQVSWYQLRIPISQFQGKIGNIEDFKSIRFIRMFMTNFADTAVLRMGRLQLVRGEWRRYNASNQSQDVIVDPALGSRTPDNSTLDVSAINIEENGKRSPIPYVVPPGIERERDLSNYRGETQQNEQSLAVAVSNLRDGYSRAAFKNSYNDFRSYKKLEMFIHAEGEQIRDNDVHAIIRLGADSRDNYYEYEIPLKVTSPGTADPYSIWPDKNKLDLELKKLQMAKAARNEAMWPENKPFAYKDGDNTIYVMGQPDLSKVRVYMLGVRNPLRNDATPAGDDGLDKSAQVWFNELRLTEFDERGGWAATARMNAKLADFADVTVSGSKSTVGFGSIDKRVSERNRSDDRFFDLSTNVELGKFFPERSGIKIPMFFNFSSQRSIPQFDPRSQDIELEYSLANLSKAKRDSIHHIVDDYTQRRSINFTNVRKIRTDPEEKSHLWDIENFSASYAFTEYDHRDFINELSLQKTYRAGLAYNYNGKPKNYAPFAKIIKSNVLALLRDFNFNLMPSVINFRIDVDRLYSENTLRDNSPDNFIRTTYNKNFQMSRLYGISWNLTRSMQIDFNATNYSVIDEPQGKMDRLARDTVWENLKKLGRTTDYSHNLNINYTLPINKIPGLSWTNVIARYGTTFNWRTEPLATLNDPTIDLGNTIQNTRTIQLNPTLNFTSLYNKFGFVRRAGADGSSFLVNALTSIKSITGAYTRTEGTFLPGYLPKTNLFGYDFDADAPGWGFVFGSQKDIRWKAIERGWISRDSLLNQLYITTRKEDINLRGRIEPIRDLTIELTAMKSQSFNYSTNFRFNGESSEFENQSPVTTGDFSISYFSLRTAFKDSGDGKSNLFRTFERNRQIISERLGAINPNSNGEQDGYADGYGKNSQDVVVASFIAAYSGRDPHTISLKRFPKIPVPNWRISYNGLTKYDLFSDLFASFDITHTYRSTYNVNGFNSLTRFRETNGFVSVKDAKGNFLPYYQFSQVTLFEQFVPLFGVDFRMKNNVTANFEYRKTRALSLSLANSQLAQQSENGLVFGLGYRTNQFRFPFGLFNGRKLKNDVNFKVDVAVDDRKTVIYRADVDDAEVSSGAKNITLRPSVDYILNQRLNLRLFYDGNITKPYTSQTFNTSYSNFGINLRFMIQ; encoded by the coding sequence GTGAGACGAATATCTGCTATTTTCATATTTAGTATCTGTAGTGTTTTGTGTTTGTTGCAGCTGAAAGGATTTGCACAGCGCAGGACCGACAGTCTTCGGATACCATACCCATTTAAAGATACCAAAACTCTGGATCTGGATCCCGCACCGGGGTTTTATTTACAAAAGCCATCTAATATAAAGCGTAGTGTAGAATTCGACCCTGCAAGCCGTCGCTACATTATCCGGGAAATGATCGGTGATCGCCTGTATCGCCCGCCTCAATACCTCACCATTGAAGAATACGAGCGTTATGAAACCGAGCAGCTAAAGCGTGACTATTGGCGGCAGCTAACTGATACAGCTACTGCGAGGATGCAGCAAAATGGCCTTATCCCCTCCATCACGGTAAACAGTCGTGCCTTTGAACGTATTTTTGGGGGGTCTACGATCGACATAAGACCCCAGGGCTCTGCAGACCTTACCCTTTCGGGGAGGATAAACAAAAATGAAAACCCTCTTTTCAACGAACGGCAGCGAAAGCAAACGAACTTCGACTTTGATCAGCGTATACAGATGAACGTCACTGGTCAGATCGGTAAGAATTTTAAGCTGGGTACTAACTATAACACGGAGGCTCAGTTTGATTTTGAAAACCAGATGAAGCTGGATTATGCCGGGCAGCCTGATGATATTATCCAAAAGATTGAAGCCGGGAACGTAAGTCTTCCGCTAAATTCGACTTTGATCAGCGGTAGCCAGGCTTTATTTGGTATAAAAACGCAGCTGCAGTTTGGCAAGCTGAATGTTACCAGTATTTTTTCTCAGCAGAAGTCGCAGCAAAAGGAGATTACCATTACTAACGGATCGCAGCAGAATGAATTCAGGATCAGCGCTGACAGCTACGAAGTGAACAAGCATTTTTTCCTGGCTCAATACTTCAGACAAAACTATAATCAGGCACTTCAAAGCCTGCCGCTTATCCGGTCGAACATCAATATCACCCAAATTGAGGTGTGGGTGACGAACAGAAATAATAGTACTACCGATTCGAGGGATGTGCTGGCGCTGATGGATTTAGGTGAGTCCAATCCATTTGATAACAGGCAGTTGAGAAGTGGCGGATCTGTCTTGCCCGCCGCCGGTCCGGTAGGTGATCCTGCTTTTCTTCAACAATCCAATAACCTGCTGCAGAACTTACTGAATTATTCAGCTCAGGTGCGCAACACCAATTCGAATGCGGTCACTGAATATTTTCAGGGCAATCGTGGAACCGACAATTATTCCAAGTTAACATATGCCCGTAAGCTTACCGACAGGGAGTTTACGTTAAACCCACGTCTCGGATATATCTCTTTGAACTTTGCGCTTAATGCTGATGAGGTCCTTGCAGTGGCGTTCAGATACAACTACAACGGCGTAGAATACCAGGTTGGAGAGTTTTCTTCCGATGTTCCGGTCGATCCGGCTAATCCAAGTATGCTGTTCGTAAAGCTTCTGAAAAACGAAATGCTTAAAACCAACCTGCCTACCTGGGACCTGATGATGAAGAATATTTACTCGTTGGGTGCTTACCAGATCAGCAGAAATGATTTTAATCTTAATATCTACAGACTTGATGAAAAGAGCGGTGTAGAAACTCCATCGGTGACAGAGGGCGTAAATACCAATGGGAAACGATGGCTCCAGTTAACTAATCTGGACAACCTGACCCAGAACGGGGATAAAGCCCCTGATGGTTATTTTGATTTTATAGAAGGCATCACAATAGATCCCCTGAACGGGAGGATCACATTTCCGCTGCTGGAGCCCTTCGGCTCTGATCTGGCGGCGAAATTCAATCCATCTGAAACGAACTTAAGAGATAAATATGTTTTCCAGCAGCTGTACGACCTTACAAGGGCTGACGCCCAGCAGTTATATCCTGGTCTCAACCGTTATATTATCCGCGGCACTTATCAATCGGAAGTAGGATCGGAGTTTCAGTTAAACGCGATTAATATTCCGGCGGGATCCGTGCAGGTAACAGCGGGAACCCTGCCTTTGGTGGAAGGTACAGACTTTACGGTGGATTACAATATTGGCCGTGTGCGGATACTCAATCAGGCTCTGCTCAATTCAGGTCAGCCTATTCGGATTAAGCTGGAAAATAGTGAACTTTTTGGCCTTCAGCAGCGGTCGCTTTTTGGAACTCACCTGGATTACAGGGTGAACAATAAGCTAAACCTGGGAGGTACAATCATGAACCTCACGGAGAAGCCACTGACAGCCAAGGTGAACATTGGAGAAGAGCCGATCTCGAATACCATGTGGGGGCTGGATGCCAATTACAGTTCCGACTCGCGACTGTTGACACGACTGGTAGATAAGATCCCTTTTATCGAAACGAAGGAACCCTCTTCTTTGACGTTTTCGGGTGAGTTTGCAAATCTTATTCCCGGACATCCCCGCTCGCTGAACTTCGCGGGCAGCAAGAATGGGGTGAGTTATCTGGATGATTTCGAGGGCAGCAGGTCGGTTATTGATCTAAAAAGTGCTGTCGCCTGGCAAATCTCGGGTACTCCCGTTACGTCGAACAATCTCTTTCCAGAGGCGGCATTAAGCAATGATCTTGCATACGGGTATAATCGTGCCCGGCTTGCATTCTATAATATAGATCCGATATTTTTTAACAGGAATAACTCGCTTGCTCCAGCCAACATTCGCAACAATCGCAATGAGCAGTCGAACCACTATGTACGTGAAGTGCTTGAGCAGGAGGTGTTTCCGTTGAAACAATCGGTTACCGGCCAGCCATTAACACTGCCTACTTTGGATCTTACTTATTATCCGAATGTAAGGGGGCCTTATAATTATACGACATCAGGAGTGAATCCCGATGGAACACTCTCTAATCCTAAGAATCGCTGGGGTGGAATATTTCGAAAGTTAGAGACGACCGATTTTGAAGCGCTCAATATTGAATTTATAGAGTTTTGGGTACTCGATCCGTTTATATATAAGCCTGACTCACCGGGAGGTGATCTGTATTTTAACCTTGGAAATATCTCGGAAGATATCTTAAAAGATGGCAGGAAATCGCTGGAGAACGGACTTGCTCCGGATGGCGACCCTTCGCGCACCGACGAGACCGTATGGGGCAGAGTGCCTAAGCTTCAGCCGGTAATTCAGGCTTTTGATAATAATCCGCAGTCCAGACAATTTCAGGATGCCGGACTTGAGGGTTTGACCGACGCCGACGAGCGCCAGCACTTTTCGGGTTTCCTTAACCAGGTACGGGGACAGCTTAGTTCGCAGGCTGCTGAAGAAATAAACAATGACCCGTCGTCTGATAACTATCGCTATTTCAGGGGAGGTGATATCGAAAATAGTAATGCGGGAATACTGAAGCGCTATGAAAGATATAACGGCACGGAATCTAACTCTAAAACTTCAGCTCAGTCGCTTGCCGAAACCGGCGTAGAAAATTCAGCAGCGACTCCTCTTCCTGATGGGGAGGACGTGAACCGTGATAATAATATGTCGCTTACCGACGAGTTTTACGAATATAAAGTCTCTATTCGTCCACGTGATATGGTTGTCGGTCAGAATTTTATCACCGATAAAGTTACCTCCAGCGTGAAGCTGGCGAATGGCAGCACCCAGCAGGTTTCATGGTATCAGTTAAGGATTCCTATATCGCAGTTCCAGGGAAAAATAGGCAACATTGAAGACTTTAAATCCATCCGGTTTATCAGGATGTTTATGACCAATTTCGCTGATACCGCAGTGCTTCGCATGGGCCGGCTTCAGTTGGTTAGAGGTGAGTGGCGGAGGTATAACGCTTCTAACCAGTCGCAGGATGTGATCGTTGATCCGGCTTTAGGATCCCGCACGCCGGATAATTCTACACTGGATGTTAGCGCTATCAATATTGAAGAGAATGGAAAAAGATCTCCCATTCCATATGTTGTTCCCCCCGGTATTGAAAGGGAGCGAGATCTGAGTAATTACAGGGGCGAAACGCAGCAAAACGAGCAATCACTCGCTGTGGCTGTTTCAAATCTTCGCGACGGTTATTCCCGTGCGGCGTTTAAGAATAGCTATAACGACTTCAGGTCGTATAAAAAGCTCGAAATGTTTATCCATGCTGAAGGGGAACAAATAAGAGACAATGATGTTCATGCAATCATCCGGCTTGGTGCCGATTCAAGGGATAATTATTATGAGTACGAAATTCCATTGAAAGTTACCAGTCCCGGTACGGCGGATCCCTATTCAATATGGCCGGATAAAAATAAGCTTGACCTTGAACTTAAAAAATTGCAGATGGCCAAGGCTGCAAGAAATGAGGCGATGTGGCCGGAGAACAAGCCCTTTGCATACAAGGATGGTGATAATACTATTTATGTAATGGGACAACCCGATCTGAGCAAAGTGCGCGTGTACATGCTTGGTGTTCGCAATCCTTTGCGTAATGACGCAACACCAGCCGGAGACGACGGACTTGATAAAAGTGCGCAGGTGTGGTTTAACGAGCTTCGGCTTACCGAGTTCGATGAACGCGGGGGATGGGCGGCAACAGCCCGGATGAATGCTAAGCTTGCTGATTTTGCCGATGTCACTGTTTCGGGTAGCAAAAGTACTGTGGGATTTGGTTCTATTGACAAACGGGTGAGCGAACGAAACCGTTCGGATGACCGCTTCTTTGATCTGTCGACTAATGTGGAACTGGGTAAGTTCTTTCCTGAACGGTCGGGGATAAAGATTCCGATGTTTTTTAACTTCTCTTCGCAGAGGAGTATCCCACAGTTTGATCCCCGCTCGCAGGATATTGAGCTGGAATACAGCCTGGCAAATCTTTCAAAAGCTAAACGGGATTCGATACATCATATAGTCGATGATTATACACAGCGGAGAAGTATCAATTTTACCAACGTGAGAAAGATTAGAACGGATCCAGAAGAAAAGAGTCATCTGTGGGATATAGAGAATTTCAGTGCGAGTTACGCTTTCACAGAGTATGATCACCGTGACTTTATCAATGAACTGTCATTGCAGAAAACTTACAGGGCCGGGCTCGCTTACAATTATAATGGAAAGCCTAAGAACTATGCACCTTTTGCAAAGATTATCAAGTCGAATGTTTTAGCATTGTTGCGTGACTTTAATTTTAACTTAATGCCTTCGGTGATCAATTTCAGGATTGATGTCGACAGGTTGTATTCTGAAAATACACTTCGTGATAACAGTCCTGACAACTTTATAAGAACGACCTATAATAAAAACTTCCAGATGAGTCGTCTTTATGGCATCAGCTGGAATCTCACACGTTCTATGCAAATTGATTTTAATGCTACCAATTACTCTGTGATAGACGAGCCGCAGGGAAAGATGGATAGACTTGCACGCGATACTGTATGGGAGAATCTGAAGAAACTGGGCCGTACGACAGATTACAGCCACAATCTTAATATAAACTATACACTTCCGATCAATAAGATCCCCGGGCTAAGCTGGACAAATGTAATTGCGAGATATGGTACTACCTTTAACTGGCGAACGGAACCGCTGGCAACGCTTAATGATCCAACTATTGATCTGGGCAACACTATTCAGAATACGCGCACCATTCAGCTGAATCCTACGCTGAATTTTACAAGCCTTTATAATAAATTCGGATTTGTAAGACGCGCAGGTGCTGACGGCAGTTCGTTTCTGGTAAATGCCTTAACCAGTATAAAAAGCATTACAGGAGCTTATACCCGCACGGAGGGGACCTTTTTGCCCGGGTATCTTCCGAAGACGAATTTGTTTGGATATGATTTCGATGCTGATGCTCCAGGCTGGGGATTTGTGTTCGGAAGCCAGAAAGATATTCGATGGAAGGCTATTGAAAGGGGCTGGATCAGCCGCGACAGCCTGCTGAACCAGTTATATATTACTACCAGAAAAGAAGATATTAACCTCCGCGGCAGAATTGAGCCGATACGTGATTTAACGATCGAGCTGACTGCTATGAAAAGCCAGAGTTTTAACTATTCGACCAATTTCAGGTTTAACGGTGAAAGTAGTGAATTTGAAAACCAGAGCCCGGTTACTACAGGCGACTTTAGCATTTCATATTTTTCGTTACGCACAGCATTTAAGGATTCGGGGGATGGCAAATCGAACCTTTTCAGAACCTTTGAACGGAACCGGCAGATCATATCGGAAAGGCTTGGGGCTATTAATCCCAACTCGAACGGAGAGCAGGATGGCTATGCCGATGGCTACGGGAAGAACTCTCAGGATGTCGTGGTTGCGTCGTTTATAGCCGCTTATTCAGGTCGCGATCCTCATACCATAAGTCTGAAACGTTTTCCGAAGATTCCGGTGCCTAACTGGAGGATTTCGTATAACGGACTTACGAAGTATGATCTCTTCAGCGACTTGTTCGCCTCTTTTGATATCACGCATACTTATCGATCTACATATAATGTAAACGGATTTAATTCATTGACGCGGTTCAGAGAAACCAATGGCTTTGTAAGCGTAAAAGACGCCAAGGGGAACTTTCTTCCGTATTATCAATTCTCGCAGGTGACGTTATTTGAACAGTTTGTTCCGCTATTTGGTGTAGATTTCAGGATGAAGAACAATGTTACTGCAAATTTTGAATACCGTAAAACGAGAGCTCTGAGCTTGAGTCTGGCAAATAGTCAGCTTGCCCAGCAAAGCGAAAACGGACTTGTATTCGGGCTTGGATACCGCACGAATCAGTTCCGCTTTCCATTCGGATTGTTCAACGGACGGAAGCTTAAGAACGACGTTAATTTTAAGGTCGATGTTGCCGTCGACGATCGCAAGACGGTGATCTACAGGGCTGATGTTGACGACGCAGAGGTATCATCGGGAGCTAAAAACATAACGCTTCGTCCTTCAGTAGATTATATTTTAAACCAGCGCTTGAACCTCCGCCTTTTCTATGACGGCAATATCACGAAGCCTTATACCTCTCAAACGTTTAACACTTCTTATAGTAACTTTGGTATTAACCTGAGGTTTATGATTCAGTAG